A segment of the Candidatus Melainabacteria bacterium RIFOXYA2_FULL_32_9 genome:
TCCTAATGAATGAGAATATCTTTCTTCACTTAATCTGTCTTTTAACCATTTTTTAACATCATTAATCATATTTTCATCTCATTACTGAATGTACAAGTTATTATCATAAATATATTCTTCTACTGCTCTTGGTACAAGGTATTTTATGGACTTTTTTTTCTTAATTCTTCTTCTGATATCAGAAGAAGATATATCCAATAATGGGGTTTTGACAATCTCAAAATCAAATTGTTTTAGCTTGATATTTTCAAATAATTTTCCAATTTCAGTGTTGTCAGGTCGTATAACGATAATGAAATTAAGAAGCTCTGCAAGTTTTTCTGCTTCATACCAGGTATCGATAAGCTTAAACGCATCAGATCCGATGATAAAATTTATTTTACCAGAAATTTGCGGATTTTTTTTGAATAAGTCTTGTATAGTCAGATATGTATACGATTTTTCCTGCCTTTTAAATTCAATATCACTTATTTCGAAAGAAGGATTATCTTGAATGGCAATTTTGACCATATTAAGTCTATGATCAG
Coding sequences within it:
- a CDS encoding nicotinate (nicotinamide) nucleotide adenylyltransferase; amino-acid sequence: TVKDELGLDKVTFIPAFCPPHRDRELANPDHRLNMVKIAIQDNPSFEISDIEFKRQEKSYTYLTIQDLFKKNPQISGKINFIIGSDAFKLIDTWYEAEKLAELLNFIIVIRPDNTEIGKLFENIKLKQFDFEIVKTPLLDISSSDIRRRIKKKKSIKYLVPRAVEEYIYDNNLYIQ